One genomic segment of Anaerosporomusa subterranea includes these proteins:
- a CDS encoding HD-GYP domain-containing protein: MISHFSLADLHQIVDALTAALDAKNDYTCGHSCRVAGLCQAIAQQLRLSIAEQQSLDIAAHLHDIGKIGIPDSVLLKPGRLTPEEFAIIKTHPVIGFSIVNKVTLLAEVAQIILHHHERMDGQGYPGCLVGDAIPLGSRIIAVCDAFDAMTSNRSYRTCISGEQALAELWRCAGTQFDPNIVTAFSQMLKSSSFASFVAVTN, translated from the coding sequence ATGATTTCTCACTTTTCTCTAGCTGACCTTCACCAAATTGTTGATGCTCTCACAGCCGCTCTTGACGCAAAAAATGACTATACCTGCGGGCATTCCTGCCGAGTAGCCGGTTTATGCCAAGCTATCGCTCAACAGTTACGACTTTCAATAGCAGAGCAGCAATCGCTCGATATCGCCGCCCACCTCCATGATATCGGCAAGATTGGCATACCAGACTCGGTGCTGTTAAAGCCAGGCCGATTGACACCGGAGGAATTTGCGATCATTAAAACGCATCCAGTCATCGGCTTTTCGATTGTTAACAAAGTAACCTTGCTGGCTGAAGTGGCGCAAATCATTTTGCATCACCACGAAAGAATGGATGGACAGGGATACCCGGGATGTTTAGTTGGCGATGCTATTCCTCTTGGCTCACGTATTATTGCCGTCTGTGATGCGTTCGATGCCATGACTAGCAATCGCTCTTATCGAACCTGCATTTCCGGAGAGCAGGCACTGGCTGAATTGTGGCGGTGTGCGGGAACCCAGTTCGATCCGAATATTGTAACCGCCTTTAGTCAAATGTTGAAAAGTTCGTCATTTGCCAGTTTCGTCGCTGTCACTAATTAA
- a CDS encoding FeoA family protein yields MRTTLNQLAPGETGIVAKVRGGGSIQRRIIDMGVVAGTPIEMLKFAPLGDPVEVRVKGFNLSLRKAEAEFIELDIPVKEEHHAIKSDENR; encoded by the coding sequence ATGCGAACAACATTAAACCAACTTGCCCCCGGTGAGACCGGCATTGTCGCCAAGGTGCGGGGCGGTGGTTCCATTCAACGGAGAATTATCGATATGGGAGTGGTGGCCGGTACACCGATTGAGATGCTAAAGTTTGCTCCTCTCGGCGACCCGGTGGAGGTCAGAGTAAAAGGCTTTAATCTCTCGCTGCGCAAGGCAGAAGCCGAATTCATTGAACTGGATATTCCAGTGAAGGAGGAGCATCATGCCATTAAGTCTGATGAAAACCGGTGA
- a CDS encoding FeoA family protein produces MPLSLMKTGEHCRVSAVQGPADVSRRLTNLGFTAGEPVTVVGKCGSAVIVCVRDCRIALDSGAACCICVSELN; encoded by the coding sequence ATGCCATTAAGTCTGATGAAAACCGGTGAGCACTGCCGGGTCTCTGCAGTCCAGGGACCAGCTGATGTATCCAGACGGTTAACGAATTTAGGATTTACCGCCGGCGAACCAGTGACAGTCGTAGGCAAATGCGGTTCAGCAGTTATTGTTTGTGTACGCGATTGCCGCATCGCGCTCGATAGCGGCGCTGCATGCTGCATCTGCGTCAGTGAACTAAATTGA
- the feoB gene encoding ferrous iron transport protein B, which translates to MKATHRWTVALAGNPNSGKSTVFNNLTGSSQHVGNYPGVTVEKREGFAGSDNKEFRIVDLPGTYSLTAYSEDEVVARRFIVEEKPDVVANIIDASNLERNLYLTAQLLELEQPTVLVLNMIDVASGRGYSINNKALEEVFASPVVRTVGSRNQGTKEILAACAASAGQQHQSWRIDYGNLESAIEQLSHELTANGEGLRFPVRWLAIKLLENDEEILRLIRDLSAGQTIIHRAAKLRQELQTKNDEDPELTIADRRYQFVGKVLSRILTVQSDKNQTTSDKIDKVLTNRIFGLPIFFALMWLLFNLVFTLAEAPQSWLEDGAAALGTWVGAHMAEGDLRSLLVDGIIGGVGGVIVFLPQILLLFFGIALLEGSGYMARAAFIMDRVLRSVGLHGKSFIPMLLGFGCTVPAVMATRTLENPRDRLVTILVSPFMSCSARLPVYTVLISAFFSKESAGSVLFSIYVLGIVIAVLMARIFRSFLFKGAVEPFVMELPPYHLPTLRSVLIQMWERGVLYLRKAGTIILAVSVLIWFLTNYPSEVQYSKDYDTLITQSQTLFEEQAAKEIAPALQVENIEQHQDFMALLEKAQAIDEDFEKQTAELESDSPEFAAIELAKEEQFAALKAENEKLFSLAERYQELKATAEDEVAALEQEQAAEKLVASYAGRIGQAIEPLVKPLGFDWKISIGLFAGVAAKEVLVSTLGTIYSVGEADETSVALQEALVADPVFSPLVAYTLMVFVLLYSPCFAALAVIRRETNSWKWSLFTMVYTIVVAWVVSFLVYTIGGLLGF; encoded by the coding sequence ATGAAAGCTACACATCGCTGGACAGTCGCCTTAGCAGGCAACCCGAACTCGGGTAAATCCACTGTCTTTAATAACTTAACCGGCTCAAGCCAACATGTAGGCAACTATCCCGGTGTAACCGTGGAAAAACGCGAGGGCTTTGCCGGCAGTGATAATAAGGAATTCCGCATTGTCGACTTGCCGGGAACCTATAGTCTGACCGCTTACTCAGAAGACGAAGTGGTTGCCAGACGTTTTATTGTCGAAGAAAAACCGGATGTCGTTGCCAATATTATCGATGCATCCAACCTGGAGCGGAACCTTTATCTCACCGCTCAGCTGCTTGAACTGGAACAGCCGACAGTACTAGTGTTAAATATGATCGACGTCGCTAGCGGACGCGGTTACTCGATTAATAACAAGGCCCTGGAAGAAGTCTTCGCCTCACCGGTTGTCCGGACAGTCGGCAGCCGTAATCAAGGCACGAAAGAAATACTAGCCGCGTGTGCCGCATCGGCCGGACAGCAACACCAATCCTGGCGGATTGACTACGGCAACCTTGAATCTGCGATCGAACAACTCAGCCACGAACTCACCGCCAACGGCGAAGGCTTGCGATTTCCGGTTCGTTGGCTGGCAATCAAGCTGCTCGAAAACGATGAAGAAATACTGCGTCTGATACGCGACCTTAGCGCTGGGCAAACAATCATTCATCGGGCAGCCAAACTTCGGCAAGAGCTCCAGACAAAAAATGACGAAGACCCGGAGCTGACCATTGCTGACCGCCGTTATCAGTTTGTCGGCAAAGTCCTCAGCCGGATTCTCACCGTCCAGTCAGATAAAAACCAAACTACCTCTGACAAAATTGATAAAGTCTTAACAAACCGGATATTTGGTTTGCCAATCTTTTTCGCTCTCATGTGGCTTCTTTTTAATCTCGTATTTACGTTGGCCGAAGCTCCCCAGTCATGGCTGGAAGACGGCGCAGCGGCTCTAGGAACCTGGGTTGGCGCACATATGGCAGAAGGTGATTTACGTTCTTTGCTTGTCGATGGCATCATTGGCGGCGTTGGCGGCGTAATAGTCTTTTTACCGCAAATATTGCTATTATTCTTTGGTATTGCCTTGCTCGAGGGAAGCGGCTATATGGCCAGAGCTGCCTTCATCATGGATAGAGTGCTACGCTCTGTTGGTCTGCATGGTAAATCATTCATTCCGATGTTGTTAGGCTTTGGCTGCACGGTGCCGGCGGTAATGGCAACAAGGACGCTCGAAAACCCGCGGGACCGCTTAGTCACCATCCTGGTTTCCCCGTTCATGAGCTGCAGCGCTCGTCTGCCTGTATATACAGTGCTGATTTCCGCCTTTTTTAGCAAGGAATCTGCTGGCAGCGTTTTGTTTTCCATCTATGTTCTCGGCATTGTCATCGCAGTACTCATGGCTCGTATTTTCCGCAGCTTTCTCTTTAAGGGCGCTGTCGAACCGTTTGTCATGGAGCTGCCACCTTATCACCTGCCGACCTTGCGCAGTGTGCTGATACAGATGTGGGAACGCGGAGTTCTCTATTTGCGGAAAGCCGGTACAATTATTCTCGCCGTCTCAGTGCTGATCTGGTTTTTAACCAATTATCCCAGCGAAGTACAGTACAGCAAAGATTACGACACTCTAATTACCCAGTCGCAGACTCTGTTTGAAGAACAGGCTGCCAAGGAAATTGCTCCCGCTCTCCAAGTTGAGAACATCGAACAACACCAGGACTTTATGGCTTTGCTAGAAAAAGCGCAAGCAATTGATGAAGACTTTGAAAAGCAAACAGCAGAACTTGAGTCTGACAGTCCTGAATTTGCCGCCATTGAATTGGCGAAAGAAGAGCAGTTTGCCGCATTAAAGGCAGAAAACGAAAAACTCTTTAGCCTCGCAGAGCGTTATCAGGAGCTCAAAGCAACCGCAGAAGACGAAGTAGCGGCTCTTGAGCAAGAGCAAGCAGCAGAGAAGCTCGTCGCCAGTTATGCTGGCCGTATTGGTCAAGCCATCGAGCCATTAGTCAAACCCCTAGGCTTTGATTGGAAAATCAGCATTGGTCTCTTTGCTGGAGTTGCCGCCAAAGAAGTGCTGGTAAGCACGTTAGGAACCATCTATAGCGTCGGCGAAGCGGATGAAACATCTGTCGCCCTGCAGGAAGCCTTGGTTGCCGACCCGGTGTTTAGTCCTCTGGTAGCCTACACGCTAATGGTGTTTGTGCTGTTATACTCACCTTGCTTTGCTGCCCTTGCCGTTATTCGGCGGGAAACGAATTCCTGGAAATGGTCTTTGTTCACCATGGTATATACGATCGTTGTCGCCTGGGTAGTCAGCTTCCTGGTCTACACCATCGGCGGTTTACTAGGATTCTAG
- a CDS encoding porin: MKKAALSSLLTALVITATATTALAAEAADNRTLSVSGEATLQWERVKPKADPDSHTGEQTFILNFSQPLSDNVSAYARFAYRNFGGDNIDDSIHEVDQFGLIYEAPGGTLTLGSQEAELGTLSGLADLTEVGRDNMFRGATWASESEQKNLKLLVGKVDKNLLETNNNKTVTGLEVSKVFGDVTVSGEYLHVSNNPSVNSVYGLGLKTAVDKWEFAFEGLRSSADQAASGMLAGVTYAATEKETISATYRNLKANSVVTGLATYDANTKGIELAWEKSLTDRWSVKLSHEWAKTIDTQNKERIAAIETTYTF; the protein is encoded by the coding sequence ATGAAAAAAGCTGCATTGTCATCACTGCTTACTGCACTGGTTATTACTGCAACCGCTACTACTGCTTTGGCGGCTGAAGCGGCAGACAATAGAACTCTCTCCGTCTCTGGTGAAGCAACACTGCAGTGGGAAAGAGTAAAACCCAAAGCTGATCCTGACAGCCACACTGGCGAGCAAACATTTATCCTCAACTTCAGCCAGCCACTGTCAGATAACGTATCTGCATACGCACGATTTGCTTACCGGAATTTTGGCGGCGATAATATAGATGATTCCATCCACGAAGTTGACCAATTCGGCCTGATCTATGAAGCTCCTGGCGGCACGCTGACTCTCGGTTCGCAAGAGGCAGAGCTCGGAACACTCTCCGGTCTGGCCGATCTGACTGAAGTTGGACGGGATAACATGTTTCGCGGCGCAACCTGGGCCAGTGAAAGTGAACAAAAAAATCTCAAGCTATTAGTTGGCAAAGTCGATAAAAACTTGCTTGAGACCAATAACAACAAAACAGTAACAGGTCTCGAAGTTAGCAAAGTCTTCGGCGACGTGACAGTATCTGGCGAATATCTGCATGTAAGCAATAATCCCAGCGTCAACTCAGTTTACGGGTTAGGACTAAAAACCGCTGTGGACAAATGGGAGTTCGCCTTTGAAGGGCTGCGCTCTTCAGCTGACCAAGCTGCCTCCGGGATGCTGGCCGGCGTAACCTACGCGGCAACGGAAAAAGAAACCATCAGCGCAACCTACCGCAATCTCAAAGCCAATTCGGTCGTCACCGGCCTGGCTACCTACGACGCCAATACGAAAGGTATAGAACTGGCCTGGGAAAAGAGTCTCACTGATCGTTGGAGCGTTAAGCTCAGCCACGAATGGGCAAAGACCATTGACACACAGAATAAAGAGCGAATCGCCGCAATCGAAACTACATATACGTTTTAA
- a CDS encoding HD-GYP domain-containing protein, translating to MSHRTIQIDKLIAGMVVSQPVLSGDGQVLLEQGTMLTGDMIRYLRSWRVPLVDVVVPKKNWLEKPVLSEVYTETLEIISQTFEKVRLFHEVPVDECKELVGKYIEIMIDIPGVVNSLHRVKGHSEYTYRHSLNVSIIAGLLGKWLGYKGQELQDIMLAGLLHDVGKAFISKSILDKPAKLTDEEIDIMRRHSLQGYQLIDRSDGVSIAVKLAILQHHERDDGSGYPLGLHCTNISEYGKIIAIADLYDAMTSDRAYRRKLPPFTAVETILGEMYGKLDPQLCLTFTSRLSQHLVGALVELNDGNIARVVMLNDVLASRPVVQMRNGMSIDLERRRDLSIVALLEDEVATGTG from the coding sequence GTGAGCCACCGAACTATACAGATTGATAAACTTATTGCGGGAATGGTTGTTTCACAACCGGTTCTTTCTGGTGACGGACAGGTTCTATTAGAGCAAGGCACGATGCTGACCGGCGACATGATTCGATATTTACGGTCGTGGCGGGTCCCACTAGTGGATGTAGTCGTGCCGAAAAAGAATTGGTTGGAGAAACCGGTTCTTAGCGAAGTTTATACTGAAACTCTGGAGATCATTAGTCAGACCTTTGAGAAGGTGAGATTATTTCATGAGGTTCCAGTTGATGAATGCAAAGAATTAGTCGGGAAATATATAGAAATCATGATTGATATCCCTGGTGTGGTGAATAGTCTGCATCGAGTCAAAGGACACAGCGAGTATACGTACAGGCACTCACTGAACGTATCAATTATTGCTGGCCTTCTGGGTAAATGGTTAGGCTATAAGGGCCAAGAACTGCAGGATATCATGCTCGCCGGACTGTTGCACGATGTTGGCAAAGCCTTTATTTCTAAGAGTATTTTGGATAAACCAGCCAAGCTAACAGACGAAGAAATAGATATTATGCGCAGGCACTCGCTACAAGGATATCAATTGATCGATCGCTCAGATGGCGTTTCAATTGCAGTTAAACTTGCCATCCTGCAGCACCATGAACGCGATGACGGCAGTGGCTACCCGTTAGGTCTGCATTGCACCAATATCAGCGAGTACGGTAAAATTATCGCCATTGCTGACCTTTATGATGCAATGACCAGCGATAGGGCATACAGGCGGAAATTGCCGCCATTTACGGCGGTAGAGACAATTTTGGGCGAAATGTATGGGAAGCTAGATCCGCAACTTTGTCTGACCTTCACTTCGCGCCTCAGTCAGCACCTTGTCGGCGCGTTGGTAGAGCTAAATGATGGCAATATAGCCCGTGTGGTAATGCTCAACGATGTCTTAGCATCGCGGCCTGTGGTTCAAATGAGGAATGGCATGAGCATCGACTTAGAGAGAAGACGGGATCTTTCGATTGTCGCTTTGCTGGAGGACGAGGTAGCGACAGGCACTGGTTGA
- the iadA gene encoding beta-aspartyl-peptidase → MLFTLLKNCDVYTPEHIGHNDILIIGDRIARIAPRIDICSGVFQVEFIDVEGRKVVPGFIDPHVHMIGGGGEAGFYSRVPEIMLSGIISSGITTLVGVLGTDGTTRHLESLLAKARGLETEGVTTYMFTGSYELPPLNITGSVRRDIIIIDKIVGVGEVAVSDHRSSEPTVQELKRLATEARLGGMLSGKPGIAHFHMGSGKDGLSKIVEAVETSEIPARHFYPTHINRKRELLDEAMEFAKLGGYIDMTAGVSPQNGFTGTVKPSRAVIECLDKGVPLNRITMSSDGNGSMAVYNEAGKVERLLVTTLDSIHKEFKDLVLQDGLDLTRALHTVSTNTAALLGLYPLKGAIAIDSHADLVVLNDKLDVDMVFAKGVRMMENGVVIKKGTFE, encoded by the coding sequence ATGTTGTTCACTCTGTTAAAAAACTGTGACGTCTATACGCCAGAGCATATAGGCCATAATGACATACTGATTATCGGGGACAGGATTGCCAGAATCGCGCCCCGGATTGACATTTGCAGCGGCGTATTTCAGGTTGAATTTATCGACGTTGAAGGCAGAAAGGTTGTTCCGGGGTTCATTGATCCACATGTTCACATGATCGGCGGCGGTGGTGAGGCGGGCTTTTACAGCCGGGTTCCTGAAATCATGCTGTCAGGGATAATTAGCTCAGGCATTACGACCCTGGTGGGAGTCCTGGGAACTGATGGCACGACAAGACATTTGGAGTCACTGCTAGCCAAGGCCAGAGGACTGGAGACCGAGGGCGTTACAACCTATATGTTCACAGGCTCGTATGAACTGCCGCCTTTGAACATAACCGGCAGTGTTAGACGCGATATCATTATCATTGATAAAATCGTCGGCGTTGGCGAGGTGGCGGTGTCTGATCACCGTTCCTCCGAACCCACAGTCCAGGAACTAAAACGATTGGCGACTGAAGCCCGCCTCGGCGGCATGCTCAGCGGTAAGCCAGGGATCGCCCACTTCCATATGGGCAGCGGTAAAGATGGTCTGAGTAAGATCGTTGAAGCCGTCGAAACCAGTGAAATTCCCGCTCGGCATTTTTACCCGACTCATATTAATCGGAAACGGGAGTTGCTGGACGAGGCAATGGAGTTTGCCAAGCTTGGCGGCTATATTGATATGACGGCAGGCGTCAGTCCGCAAAATGGATTTACCGGAACGGTCAAACCCAGTCGGGCTGTGATCGAATGCCTGGATAAGGGAGTTCCGCTCAACCGGATAACCATGAGCTCTGACGGTAACGGTAGCATGGCTGTGTACAACGAGGCAGGGAAAGTAGAGCGCCTCCTGGTCACTACTCTTGACTCGATTCATAAAGAATTTAAGGATCTGGTGTTGCAGGATGGCCTTGACCTGACCCGGGCATTACATACGGTTTCTACAAATACTGCAGCTTTGCTCGGTCTGTATCCACTGAAGGGAGCCATTGCGATTGACAGCCATGCAGACCTAGTTGTGCTAAATGATAAGCTGGACGTTGACATGGTTTTTGCTAAGGGTGTTAGGATGATGGAAAATGGCGTAGTCATCAAGAAGGGAACGTTTGAGTAA
- a CDS encoding YjiG family protein encodes MSTTNVTVKKNVLDMFVDGARRGFNIATTNLLPNVVMAFIFIKALQVSGLLDLIGRAFGPIMALWGMPGQAATVLVAAFMSMGGGVGVAASLYTTGILTPADVTALLPAIYIMGNPVQNVGRCLGTAEVDTKYYTGITLICVINSLLCMWVMKALMMFF; translated from the coding sequence ATGTCAACAACAAATGTAACTGTCAAGAAGAATGTACTCGATATGTTTGTCGATGGAGCCCGGCGTGGCTTCAACATTGCCACCACAAACTTACTGCCCAATGTGGTGATGGCGTTTATCTTTATTAAGGCATTGCAGGTATCAGGTCTGTTGGATCTCATCGGCAGGGCATTTGGCCCCATCATGGCGCTTTGGGGTATGCCTGGCCAGGCGGCAACAGTGCTGGTAGCGGCCTTTATGAGCATGGGCGGCGGTGTTGGCGTTGCTGCCAGTCTGTACACAACAGGAATATTAACTCCGGCAGATGTTACCGCTTTGCTGCCGGCAATTTACATCATGGGCAATCCGGTGCAAAATGTAGGTCGCTGCCTGGGAACGGCGGAAGTTGATACAAAATACTACACAGGGATTACTCTCATTTGTGTAATCAATTCACTGCTTTGCATGTGGGTAATGAAGGCTTTGATGATGTTCTTTTAG
- a CDS encoding nucleoside recognition domain-containing protein — protein sequence MQGKETQSTQISWVSYAAFLFAIVFFSGVFASAKDWTQVLDFSVLNGAYGKITGEAGKIFTFRGTGGGGARDGFMFSLELMPPVIFALGVIAVVDGLGGLRVAQKLMTPLLKPLLGIPGVCGLALIANLQSTDAGAGMIKELVERGEITDNERTIFATYQISASATVTNYFSSGVALFGFITVPILLPLVMMFFFKILGANMVRFYIKAMQKRETVNTIGVGK from the coding sequence ATGCAGGGAAAGGAAACTCAATCCACTCAAATTAGTTGGGTAAGTTATGCAGCATTTTTATTTGCTATTGTATTTTTCTCAGGCGTATTTGCCTCAGCCAAAGACTGGACACAGGTTCTGGACTTTAGTGTACTTAATGGTGCATATGGAAAGATTACCGGCGAGGCTGGCAAGATATTTACTTTCCGCGGAACCGGTGGCGGTGGGGCGCGCGATGGCTTTATGTTTTCGCTGGAACTGATGCCTCCAGTCATCTTCGCGCTGGGCGTTATCGCTGTTGTCGACGGTCTGGGCGGATTGCGGGTAGCGCAGAAATTGATGACTCCGTTGCTAAAGCCGCTACTGGGTATTCCCGGGGTCTGCGGTCTGGCGCTAATCGCCAACCTTCAAAGCACTGATGCTGGTGCAGGCATGATCAAGGAATTGGTGGAGCGCGGCGAGATCACTGACAACGAGCGCACCATCTTCGCAACTTATCAAATCAGCGCCAGTGCGACGGTTACTAACTACTTCTCTTCTGGCGTTGCTCTGTTTGGCTTCATCACTGTGCCCATTCTGTTGCCATTAGTGATGATGTTTTTCTTTAAAATACTGGGCGCAAATATGGTTCGGTTCTACATTAAGGCCATGCAGAAGCGTGAGACAGTAAATACCATAGGGGTAGGGAAATAG
- a CDS encoding ABC transporter substrate-binding protein, with product MKKLLTICLVITATFVLAACSVNKNDTTVQKPEQLQTITLGILPDVDSIPFIIAQEKGFFREQGLTVKLQSFKSAMDRDSALQSGNLDGAVSDILAAAFAKEGGFSTVITSLTNGSYKLIIHKDVSAASIKDLKGKDVGISKNTIIEYVTDKMLTEAGLTSGDINKAIIPQMPARLEMLKNGKIAAATLPEPLATIAVNNGAKILNSSDKLGVNPGVLLFTAKSTKEKSKEIQAMYQAYNKAVDYLSREPAANYIDLLIEKGGFPKEVKGNIVLPAYTKATAPAPKEIESVVEWLQTKQLIKKAYTYQDLVDTGFVR from the coding sequence GTGAAAAAGCTGTTAACTATCTGCTTAGTCATTACCGCAACATTTGTACTTGCCGCCTGCTCGGTAAACAAGAACGACACGACTGTGCAAAAGCCTGAGCAACTACAGACGATTACCCTGGGAATTCTGCCAGACGTTGATTCGATTCCGTTTATTATCGCCCAAGAGAAGGGATTCTTTCGCGAACAGGGACTAACAGTCAAGCTACAGTCGTTTAAAAGCGCCATGGACCGCGATAGCGCCCTGCAAAGCGGCAATCTGGACGGCGCGGTTTCTGACATATTAGCTGCAGCGTTTGCTAAAGAAGGCGGTTTTAGCACAGTCATTACTTCACTAACCAACGGCAGCTACAAATTGATTATCCACAAAGATGTCAGCGCCGCCTCAATTAAAGACCTAAAAGGCAAGGATGTCGGGATTTCCAAGAATACAATTATCGAATATGTGACAGATAAGATGCTGACAGAGGCTGGGTTAACCTCAGGCGATATTAATAAAGCAATCATTCCCCAGATGCCTGCCCGCTTGGAAATGCTAAAGAATGGCAAGATTGCTGCCGCCACGCTGCCAGAGCCGTTAGCCACTATCGCTGTCAATAACGGTGCTAAGATTCTTAATAGTTCTGACAAACTCGGAGTAAATCCCGGCGTCTTGTTGTTTACCGCCAAGTCGACCAAAGAAAAGAGCAAAGAAATCCAGGCCATGTACCAGGCCTACAATAAAGCAGTTGACTACCTGTCACGTGAACCAGCGGCAAACTATATTGATCTGCTGATTGAAAAAGGCGGCTTCCCGAAGGAAGTAAAGGGCAATATTGTATTGCCTGCTTATACCAAAGCAACAGCGCCTGCACCGAAAGAAATCGAATCAGTGGTAGAGTGGCTGCAGACCAAGCAATTAATCAAAAAAGCCTATACATATCAAGACTTAGTTGACACTGGCTTTGTCCGGTAA
- a CDS encoding ABC transporter ATP-binding protein: MITIKNLSVSYGLAPEQYEALRHISLELAGGETCAIVGPSGCGKSTLLRVLAGIITDFSGAVAINGQPITPHQQRIGFIPQNYGLLPWKNVAQNILLGVKIKSRQAADDTEALSVLLQQLGLKGLENRYPGELSGGQQQRVALARSFLLKPDLLLMDEPFSALDAITREEIQAVFLNAWRQRPVSTVLVTHHVEEAVYLGRKIVILTGRPGFLNTVIENPLFGVSDIRSSRDFFQLCLELRKKLKEEWTL, from the coding sequence ATGATCACAATCAAGAACTTGTCTGTGAGCTATGGATTAGCACCCGAACAATATGAAGCATTGCGGCATATTTCGCTTGAGCTGGCAGGGGGGGAGACCTGTGCCATTGTCGGCCCTTCCGGTTGCGGCAAATCCACCCTGCTACGGGTGTTGGCAGGCATCATTACCGATTTCAGCGGTGCGGTAGCAATTAACGGCCAGCCAATTACGCCCCACCAACAAAGGATTGGCTTCATTCCGCAAAATTACGGCCTGTTACCTTGGAAAAATGTTGCGCAGAATATCCTGCTTGGGGTGAAAATCAAGAGCAGGCAGGCTGCAGATGATACAGAGGCTCTATCAGTCCTGCTGCAGCAACTAGGCCTGAAAGGGCTAGAAAACCGCTATCCGGGTGAATTGAGTGGCGGTCAGCAACAACGGGTTGCCTTAGCCCGTTCCTTTCTTTTAAAGCCTGATTTGCTGCTGATGGATGAGCCATTTTCCGCCCTTGATGCCATCACCCGGGAGGAAATACAGGCTGTATTCCTCAATGCCTGGCGGCAACGTCCGGTTTCTACCGTTCTCGTTACCCACCATGTAGAGGAAGCCGTTTATCTCGGCCGAAAAATCGTGATTCTCACCGGCAGGCCTGGATTCCTTAACACAGTCATCGAAAATCCCTTATTTGGCGTGTCAGACATCCGTTCTAGCCGTGACTTCTTTCAATTGTGTCTTGAGTTGCGGAAGAAGTTGAAGGAGGAGTGGACACTATGA
- a CDS encoding ABC transporter permease, whose protein sequence is MTAKGIRAYLYGFVMFLVLWQAVASMLKLPIIPSPATVMLTLSQIFYSHIAVHSLFSLWRIAAGVILSVIIGIPIGLCMGYFSRWDKALSPIIYLSYPIPKIALLPIIMLLFGLGDLSKIFMIFLIIIFQVIVAVRDSVKSIPKETYYPLYSLGAGFADILREILIPASLPKFLTALRIAMATAISVLFFTETFGTEYGMGFFIMDAWMRVNYLEMYSGIIVLSCIGLMLFVTIDWLERRLCHWQYR, encoded by the coding sequence ATGACAGCAAAGGGCATCAGGGCATATTTATATGGTTTTGTGATGTTTCTGGTTCTATGGCAGGCTGTCGCCAGCATGCTGAAGCTACCCATTATCCCTTCACCCGCCACTGTCATGCTGACGCTGTCGCAGATCTTCTATTCTCACATCGCTGTTCACAGCCTTTTTAGCCTGTGGCGCATTGCTGCCGGGGTTATCTTGTCAGTCATTATTGGCATCCCCATTGGACTGTGCATGGGCTACTTTAGCCGCTGGGACAAGGCGTTATCGCCGATTATCTACCTCAGCTATCCGATCCCCAAAATTGCTCTGCTTCCAATAATCATGCTACTATTTGGCCTAGGCGACTTGTCAAAAATCTTCATGATCTTCTTGATCATTATCTTTCAAGTCATTGTCGCGGTAAGAGACAGTGTTAAAAGCATCCCCAAAGAAACCTATTATCCCTTGTACTCTCTCGGTGCAGGTTTTGCCGATATACTGCGCGAAATTCTCATCCCGGCTTCACTGCCAAAGTTTCTCACCGCCTTGCGCATTGCCATGGCCACCGCCATATCGGTCCTGTTCTTCACAGAAACCTTTGGCACAGAATATGGAATGGGATTTTTCATTATGGATGCCTGGATGCGGGTGAACTATTTAGAAATGTATTCAGGTATTATTGTCTTAAGCTGTATCGGCCTGATGCTATTTGTTACTATTGATTGGCTGGAAAGAAGGCTCTGCCACTGGCAGTATCGTTGA